One genomic segment of Macrobrachium rosenbergii isolate ZJJX-2024 chromosome 40, ASM4041242v1, whole genome shotgun sequence includes these proteins:
- the LOC136826339 gene encoding BUD13 homolog encodes MTTQRRRNLTTRKLLRQLTEGLSRWVQSIIPLLEEEEEKKNREKRKEEEEEEEQEQEEEEEEENKKKFPFSHESETTLQPRIRNDPPATNPKRPFSHESETTLQPRIRNDPSATNLKRPFSHEYETTLQPRIRNDPSATNPKRPFSHESETTLQPRIRNDPSATNPKRPFSHESETTLQPRIRNDPSATNPKRPSSHESETTLQPRIRNDPSATNPKRPFSHESETTLQPRI; translated from the exons ATGACCACCCAAAGACGACGGAACTTAACAACTCGGAAACTCCTGCGGCAGTTAACTGAAGGACTGTCGCGATGGGTGCAGTCCATAATACCacttctggaggaggaggaggagaagaagaatagggagaagaggaaggaggaggaggaggaggaggagcaggagcaagaagaggaggaggaggaggagaataagaagaaa TTTCCCTTCAGCCACGAATCCGAAACGACCCTTCAGCCACGAATCCGAAACGACCCTCCAGCCACGAATCCGAAACGACCCTTCAGCCACGAATCCGAAACGACCCTCCAGCCACGAATCCGAAACGACCCTTCAGCCACGAATCTGAAACGACCCTTCAGCCACGAATATGAAACGACCCTTCAGCCACGAATCCGAAACGACCCTTCAGCCACGAATCCGAAACGACCCTTCAGCCACGAATCTGAAACGACCCTTCAGCCACGAATCCGAAACGACCCTTCAGCCACGAATCCGAAACGACCCTTCAGCCACGAATCCGAAACGACCCTTCAGCCACGAATCCGAAACGACCCTTCAGCCACGAATCCGAAACGACCCTCCAGCCACGAATCCGAAACGACCCTTCAGCCACGAATCCGAAACGACCCTTCAGCCACGAATCCGAAACGACCCTTCAGCCACGAATCTGAAACGACCCTTCAGCCACGAATCTGA